In a genomic window of Nomascus leucogenys isolate Asia chromosome 4, Asia_NLE_v1, whole genome shotgun sequence:
- the LOC100598618 gene encoding LOW QUALITY PROTEIN: olfactory receptor 5D16 (The sequence of the model RefSeq protein was modified relative to this genomic sequence to represent the inferred CDS: inserted 1 base in 1 codon; substituted 1 base at 1 genomic stop codon), with translation MFLTERNMTSGATFAFLGFSDYLELQIPLFFVFLAVXGFSVVGKLGMIVIIKINPKLHAPMYFFLSHLSIVDFCYSYPMMLVNLVVEDRTISFSGCLVQFFFFCTFVVTELILFAVMAYDHFAAICNPVLYTVAMSQKLCAMLVVGSYAWGVTCSLTLTRSALKLSFHGFNTINHFFCELSSLISLSCSXYLSQLLLFTVATFNEISTLLIILTSYAFIVITTLKMPSASGHRKVFSPCASHLTAITIFHGTILFLYCVPNSKNTRHTVKVASVFYTVVIPMLNPLIYSLRNKDVKDTVRKIINIKYFHIKHRH, from the exons ATGTTTCTGACAGAGAGAAATATGACCTCTGGGGCCACATTCGCTTTCTTGGGCTTCTCAGATTACCTGGAACTGCAAATTCCcctcttctttgtatttctggcaGTCTAAGGCTTCAGTGTGGTAGGGAAGCTTGGGATGATAGTGATCATCAAAATTAACCCGAAATTGCACGCCCCCATGTATTTTTTCCTCAGCCATCTCTCCATTGTGGATTTCTGCTATTCCTATCCCATGATGCTGGTGAACCTTGTTGTAGAAGATAGAACCATTTCATTCTCAGGATGTTTGgtgcaattctttttcttttgcaccTTTGTAGTGACTGAATTAATTCTATTCGCGGTGATGGCCTATGACCACTTTGCGGCCATTTGCAATCCTGTGCTCTACACAGTTGCCATGTCCCAGAAACTCTGTGCCATGCTGGTGGTTGGATCGTATGCATGGGGAGTAACATGTTCCTTGACACTCACACGCTCTGCTTTAAAGTTATCTTTTCATGGTTTCAACACAATCAATCATTTCTTCTGTGAGTTATCCTCCCTGATatccctctcttgct cttatCTCAGCCAGTTGCTTCTTTTCACTGTTGCCACTTTTAATGAGATAAGCACACTACTCATCATTCTGACATCTTATGCATTCATCGTTATCACCACCTTGAAGATGCCTTCAGCCAGTGGGCACCGCAAAGTCTTCTCCCCCTGTGCCTCCCACCTGACTGCCATCACCATCTTCCATGGCACCATCCTCTTCCTCTACTGTGTGCCCAACTCCAAAAACACCAGGCACACAGTCAAAGTGGCCTCTGTGTTTTACACCGTGGTGATCCCCATGTTGAATCCCCTGATCtacagtctgagaaataaagatgttaaggATACCGTCCgaaaaataatcaatataaaatattttcatattaaacaTAGGCATTAA